One Brassica napus cultivar Da-Ae chromosome A5, Da-Ae, whole genome shotgun sequence DNA window includes the following coding sequences:
- the LOC125608632 gene encoding uncharacterized protein LOC125608632 produces MKHNFVYKLVKSDKKVWYIRCADDDCSWRVRAEGLPGSSYFIIKKYVPHHSCAASKRKGSVRTASAKTIGTLVMLMYETVKEGPRSKDIVQYMRSEHGLEISYSLAWDAREYAINKVKGLPKEGYEKILKYLHMMREANPGSHTSYERDSEGRFRFLFISFGQSLRGFYVAIQKVIIVDGTFLKSKYKGVLLVATALDGNSNLYPIAFGVVDSENDLAWNWFMRQLNAVIADEHSLAFVSYRNSSIAKAIANVYPQAHHGICHPFNKDRINSSFP; encoded by the coding sequence TAAAAAAGTGTGGTACATTCGTTGCGCAGATGATGATTGCAGCTGGCGTGTTCGTGCAGAGGGGTTACCTGGTTCatcttattttatcatcaaaaagTATGTACCTCATCATTCATGTGCTGCATCCAAAAGGAAGGGTTCTGTTCGGACAGCTTCAGCAAAAACAATTGGTACTCTGGTTATGCTTATGTATGAAACTGTTAAAGAAGGGCCGAGATCTAAAGATATAGTCCAGTATATGCGTTCAGAACATGGACTTGAGATATCATATTCTTTGGCATGGGATGCACGTGAGTATGCAATCAACAAAGTGAAAGGCCTTCCAAAGGAAGGCTATGAAAAAATTCTCAAATACTTGCACATGATGAGGGAAGCTAATCCAGGGTCACACACGTCTTATGAAAGGGATTCTGAAGGGCGATTCAGATTCCTCTTCATCTCCTTTGGTCAGAGTCTTCGCGGTTTCTATGTTGCAATTCAGAAAGTTATTATTGTGGATGGGACGTTCTTGAAGAGCAAATACAAAGGGGTATTACTGGTTGCTACTGCATTAGATGGAAACTCGAATTTATATCCTATTGCATTTGGAGTTGTCGACTCAGAGAATGACCTTGCGTGGAACTGGTTTATGAGACAGCTTAATGCGGTCATTGCTGACGAGCATAGTTTAGCTTTTGTGTCTTATAGGAATTCCTCGATTGCTAAAGCTATTGCTAACGTGTACCCGCAAGCTCATCACGGAATTTGCCATCCTTTCAATAAGGACAGGATCAATAGCAGCTTCCCATAG